The proteins below come from a single Balaenoptera musculus isolate JJ_BM4_2016_0621 chromosome 1, mBalMus1.pri.v3, whole genome shotgun sequence genomic window:
- the KIAA1614 gene encoding uncharacterized protein KIAA1614 homolog isoform X1, whose protein sequence is MEGMEAAARPAGGSLQGPKIGSRTASSMEVTSAVEGSGPEPQPENGHLPRHWPCPREDRTPSLMAPQPPGAQGIQLQGPSVLESKVRALKEKMTAGKQGASPCLTSHERPSLKKPKCRRVKVGGTRTPSEGSSLPDAVVVHHAQNPNDGLLDSSVTEEESARNGAPGPPRSPASGLQSWNRRSPWPPEAVRTLPDHDRALPPGPSSLQESPMHRVTPSQPEGSGPCNKTTHRPSLRKGRSYPLQDGLVSQEDLDSLSLTSEEDFVPRPALLGELWRAGDLGALGTGGSSLSLSDRVERNRLLLQEMLSVGGQGPSKVGSPAWTSSRDRAVPERPAGDVDWDSGISLQDADQSRTFSPKPEPVLSPRHEEAKHLLQRARMKARTRPVRASHDIVPTLAQGSRDGRKSPASDPRMTLACRDNLQNGNTSDSSSGESSSGQWPKRAASPSHVRFEDESARDAESRYLERLQQRQRQVLSTALQPADQGPLRSKPDLADYVHGGCRRQDAGAGALHPLLGGLEPRGFPAPPPAQGSESRCRACGHCIAPDPRVLREREAACGMEGVLAQPRSPRGLGGPLRLFPAEPGLHTEWIRETHIGGQARPEEVDSALDSTDTSDSCRTDSEEAGTSQPSRVRGSSPRLRASRPRGGHRWFQKAEMGPLRSPQAPPYLPGLELVEVLDEVTEGTGQTPEGTLLPREDAFSKLLVQDSNRASLGSQPGPRPENHWAQPVDSRTAYSIASSMKVGSSGPGRQAQVVESQKSLGTDSPNQSHAEPSAPHQAQQPTASLSPESWVPTPPSSKKTTSPVPHRKAALAGLRRPGDQGEPMDAPVPSSRSVVPRACELTRPQPQPRSPCVTPSTGHCNNGTPQGLQEPWGGAIFAGSGEKGAYSQKPAAPPEDHRDGGLRGCLTSAAVGTISSMGITFSPASEEPASSQEPEGGLQRTEPSSVGHVSSRALPGVSVGPSLPSAAPSDKNKKSSGSISSTLGLKKFFLALTSQGTRPKLGKSRSYSVEQLQPPAPSPASHTSAPKMKRAPSLQSLHPVSPSRQRRKAASFQNLHSLLSGKVDRSNLYLVGEPGDHNAADRPAKAPPRRSLSVEDVSAPGLARAVGRMVEVFPDGTSQLQLQRSPEGTFGFCVASGNGRRDSGFYVQEMADESTAKLYSGLLGVGDEILEVNGAKVAGLGLAHIRELLAHAKSLSIRVLRQRPVPR, encoded by the exons ATGGAAGGGATGGAGGCGGCGGCCCGACCTGCTGGCGGCAGCCTTCA AGGACCCAAAATAGGGAGCAGAACAGCCAGCTCCATGGAGGTGACCTCAGCTGTGGAGGGAAGTGGCCCTGAGCCACAGCCGGAGAATGGACACCTCCCAAGACACTGGCCCTGTCCTCGAGAAGACAGAACACCCAGCCTGATGGCcccccagcctcctggggcacAGGGGATACAGCTCCAAGGCCCCTCCGTGCTGGAGTCCAAGGTGAGGGCCTTGAAGGAGAAGATGACAGCAGGCAAACAGGGGGCAAGCCCCTGCCTCACTTCTCACGAGCGGCCATCCCTCAAGAAACCCAAATGCCGACGAGTCAAGGTGGGTGGAACCAGGACTCCATCAGAGGGGTCTTCCCTACCTGATGCCGTGGTGGTCCATCATGCTCAGAACCCAAACGATGGGCTGCTGGACAGCAGCGTCACTGAGGAGGAGTCCGCCAGGAACGGGGCCCCCGGGCCTCCCAGGTCGCCTGCCTCTGGGCTCCAGAGCTGGAACAGGAGGAGCCCGTGGCCTCCAGAAGCGGTACGGACACTGCCTGACCACGACAGGGCTCTGCCGCCAGGGCCCAGCTCTTTGCAAGAGAGCCCCATGCACAGAGTCACTCCAAGCCAGCCTGAGGGCTCTGGTCCTTGTAACAAAACCACCCACAGGCCCAGCCTGAGGAAAGGAAGGTCATACCCCCTGCAGGATGGTCTCGTCTCACAGGAAGACCTGGACAGCTTGTCTCTGACGTCCGAGGAGGACTTCgtccccaggccagccctgctGGGGGAGCTCTGGAGAGCTGGAGACCTGGGGGCCCTGGGCACCGGGGGCAGCTCCTTGTCCCTGTCTGACCGCGTGGAGAGGAACCGCCTTCTGCTGCAGGAGATGCTAAGTGTTGGGGGGCAGGGCCCCTCGAAGGTGGGAAGCCCAGCCTGGACTTCATCCCGGGACAGAGCTGTGCCAG AGCGCCCGGCAGGGGACGTGGACTGGGACTCGGGCATCTCCCTGCAGGACGCCGACCAGAGCAG GACCTTTAGTCCCAAGCCGGAGCCCGTGCTGAGCCCCAGGCATGAGGAAGCCAAGCATCTGCTTCAGCGAGCCCGCATGAAGGCCAGGACCCGGCCCGTCCGTGCCAGCCACGATATTGTGCCCACCCTTGCCCAGGGCAGCCG AGATGGGCGGAAAAGCCCAGCCTCGGACCCCAGGATGACCCTTGCCTGCAGAGACAACCTCCAGAACGGGAACACGAGTGACTCCTCCAGCGGGGAGTCCAGCAGCGGGCAGTGGCCGAAGCGGGCCGCCTCCCCGTCCCACGTCCGCTTTGAGGATGAATCAGCCCGCGACGCCGAGTCCCGCTACCTCGAGCGGCTGCAGCAGCGTCAGCGCCAGGTGCTGAGCACCGCGCTGCAGCCGGCGGACCAGGGCCCCCTGCGCTCCAAGCCCGACCTCGCCGACTACGTCCACGGCGGCTGCCGGCGCCAGGACGCGGGCGCGGGGGCTCTCCACCCGCTGCTGGGCGGGCTGGAGCCCCGGGGCTTCCCCGCGCCGCCGCCCGCTCAGGGCAGCGAGAGTAGGTGCCGAGCCTGCGGCCACTGCATCGCCCCCGACCCGAGGGTCCTCCGGGAGCGCGAAGCCGCCTGCGGGATGGAGGGGGTGTTGGCGCAGCCCCGCAGCCCTCGGGGCCTGGGCGGCCCCCTCCGGCTCTTCCCTGCCGAGCCCGGACTCCACACCGAGTGGATCCGGGAGACGCACATCGGGGGCCAGGCGCGCCCAGAGGAGGTAGACTCGGCCCTGGACAGCACGGACACCTCCGACAGCTGCAGGACCGACAGTGAGGAGGCCGGGACCTCCCAGCCCAGTAGGGTCCGCGGCAGCAGCCCCCGCCTGCGGGCCTCCAGGCCTCGGGGAGGCCACAGGTGGTTCCAAAAGGCTGAAATGGGGCCGCTCCGGAGCCCTCAGGCCCCGCCCTACCTGCCTGGGCTGGAGCTAGTGGAGGTGTTGGATGAGGTGACAGAAGGCACGGGACAGACACCTGAGGGGACTCTGCTCCCCAGAGAAGATGCTTTCTCTAAGCTTCTTGTCCAGGACtctaacagggcttccctggggtcCCAGCCTGGACCGCGGCCGGAAAATCACTGGGCTCAGCCTGTGGATTCCCGGACAGCCTATTCCATCGCTTCTTCCATGAAGGTGGGCTCCTCGGGGCCAGGCAGACAAGCCCAGGTTGTAGAGAGCCAAAAGTCTCTGGGAACTGACTCCCCGAATCAGAGCCACGCAGagccctctgccccccaccaGGCCCAGCAGCCAACCGCTTCCCTCTCCCCCGAAAGCTGGGTGCCGACCCCTCCCTCTTCAAAGAAAACCACCTCCCCTGTGCCTCACAGGAAGGCAGCCCTGGCTGGACTTCGCAGGCCGGGTGACCAGGGAGAGCCTATGGACGCCCCCGTGCCTTCTTCCAGAAGTGTAGTTCCCAGGGCCTGTGAGCTCACCCGGCCGCAGCCCCAGCCCCGCAGCCCCTGTGTCACCCCGTCCACCGGTCACTGCAACAACGGCACGCCCCAGGGGCTGCAGGAGCCCTGGGGAGGAGCCATCTTCGCGGGCAGTGGGGAGAAGGGCGCCTACAGCCAGAAGCCTGCAGCACCGCCGGAGGACCACAGAGATG GAGGACTCCGGGGCTGTCTCACCTCAGCAGCTGTTGGCACCATCAGCTCCATGGGCATCACCTTCTCGCCGGCCTCAGAGGAGCCAGCGTCCAGCCAGGAACCAGAGGGCGGCCTGCAGAGGACAGAGCCGAGTTCTGTAGGGCATGTGTCATCCCG AGCATTGCCAGGGGTCAGTGTGGGACCCAGCCTGCCCTCAGCTGCGCCTTCTGACAAGAACAAGAAAAGCAGCGGCAGCATCTCCTCCACCCTGGGGCTGAAAAAGTTCTTCTTGGCCCTGACAAGTCAGGGCACAAGGCCCAAGCTGGGCAAGTCCCGCAGCTACAGTGTGGAGCAGCTGCAGCCCCCGGCGCCCAGCCCGGCTTCACACACCAGCGCCCCCAAAATGAAGAGAGCCCCATCGTTACAATCCCTGCATCCG GTGTCACCCTCTCGCCAACGTCGGAAAGCTGCCTCTTTTCAGAACCTCCATTCTCTGCTGAGTGGCAAGGTGGACCGGTCCAACCTCTACCTGGTAGGGGAGCCAGGGGATCACAATGCAGCTGACAG GCCAGCCAAGGCGCCGCCCCGGCGCTCCCTCAGCGTGGAGGACGTGAGTGCCCCGGGCCTGGCTCGTGCCGTGGGCCGCATGGTGGAGGTGTTCCCGGATGGCACGAGCCAGCTGCAGCTACAGCGCTCCCCGGAGGGCACTTTCGGCTTCTGTGTGGCCTCTGGGAATGGACGCCGGGACTCAG GGTTCTACGTGCAGGAGATGGCTGATGAGAGCACGGCCAAGCTGTACTCCGGGCTGCTGGGAGTGGGGGATGAGATCCTCGAGGTGAACGGGGCCAAGGTTGCAGGGCTGGGCTTGGCTCACATCAGGGAGCTCCTGGCCCACGCGAAGAGCTTGTCGATCCGTGTGCTGAGGCAGAGGCCTGTCCCACGGTGA
- the KIAA1614 gene encoding uncharacterized protein KIAA1614 homolog isoform X2 — protein sequence MEVTSAVEGSGPEPQPENGHLPRHWPCPREDRTPSLMAPQPPGAQGIQLQGPSVLESKVRALKEKMTAGKQGASPCLTSHERPSLKKPKCRRVKVGGTRTPSEGSSLPDAVVVHHAQNPNDGLLDSSVTEEESARNGAPGPPRSPASGLQSWNRRSPWPPEAVRTLPDHDRALPPGPSSLQESPMHRVTPSQPEGSGPCNKTTHRPSLRKGRSYPLQDGLVSQEDLDSLSLTSEEDFVPRPALLGELWRAGDLGALGTGGSSLSLSDRVERNRLLLQEMLSVGGQGPSKVGSPAWTSSRDRAVPERPAGDVDWDSGISLQDADQSRTFSPKPEPVLSPRHEEAKHLLQRARMKARTRPVRASHDIVPTLAQGSRDGRKSPASDPRMTLACRDNLQNGNTSDSSSGESSSGQWPKRAASPSHVRFEDESARDAESRYLERLQQRQRQVLSTALQPADQGPLRSKPDLADYVHGGCRRQDAGAGALHPLLGGLEPRGFPAPPPAQGSESRCRACGHCIAPDPRVLREREAACGMEGVLAQPRSPRGLGGPLRLFPAEPGLHTEWIRETHIGGQARPEEVDSALDSTDTSDSCRTDSEEAGTSQPSRVRGSSPRLRASRPRGGHRWFQKAEMGPLRSPQAPPYLPGLELVEVLDEVTEGTGQTPEGTLLPREDAFSKLLVQDSNRASLGSQPGPRPENHWAQPVDSRTAYSIASSMKVGSSGPGRQAQVVESQKSLGTDSPNQSHAEPSAPHQAQQPTASLSPESWVPTPPSSKKTTSPVPHRKAALAGLRRPGDQGEPMDAPVPSSRSVVPRACELTRPQPQPRSPCVTPSTGHCNNGTPQGLQEPWGGAIFAGSGEKGAYSQKPAAPPEDHRDGGLRGCLTSAAVGTISSMGITFSPASEEPASSQEPEGGLQRTEPSSVGHVSSRALPGVSVGPSLPSAAPSDKNKKSSGSISSTLGLKKFFLALTSQGTRPKLGKSRSYSVEQLQPPAPSPASHTSAPKMKRAPSLQSLHPVSPSRQRRKAASFQNLHSLLSGKVDRSNLYLVGEPGDHNAADRPAKAPPRRSLSVEDVSAPGLARAVGRMVEVFPDGTSQLQLQRSPEGTFGFCVASGNGRRDSGFYVQEMADESTAKLYSGLLGVGDEILEVNGAKVAGLGLAHIRELLAHAKSLSIRVLRQRPVPR from the exons ATGGAGGTGACCTCAGCTGTGGAGGGAAGTGGCCCTGAGCCACAGCCGGAGAATGGACACCTCCCAAGACACTGGCCCTGTCCTCGAGAAGACAGAACACCCAGCCTGATGGCcccccagcctcctggggcacAGGGGATACAGCTCCAAGGCCCCTCCGTGCTGGAGTCCAAGGTGAGGGCCTTGAAGGAGAAGATGACAGCAGGCAAACAGGGGGCAAGCCCCTGCCTCACTTCTCACGAGCGGCCATCCCTCAAGAAACCCAAATGCCGACGAGTCAAGGTGGGTGGAACCAGGACTCCATCAGAGGGGTCTTCCCTACCTGATGCCGTGGTGGTCCATCATGCTCAGAACCCAAACGATGGGCTGCTGGACAGCAGCGTCACTGAGGAGGAGTCCGCCAGGAACGGGGCCCCCGGGCCTCCCAGGTCGCCTGCCTCTGGGCTCCAGAGCTGGAACAGGAGGAGCCCGTGGCCTCCAGAAGCGGTACGGACACTGCCTGACCACGACAGGGCTCTGCCGCCAGGGCCCAGCTCTTTGCAAGAGAGCCCCATGCACAGAGTCACTCCAAGCCAGCCTGAGGGCTCTGGTCCTTGTAACAAAACCACCCACAGGCCCAGCCTGAGGAAAGGAAGGTCATACCCCCTGCAGGATGGTCTCGTCTCACAGGAAGACCTGGACAGCTTGTCTCTGACGTCCGAGGAGGACTTCgtccccaggccagccctgctGGGGGAGCTCTGGAGAGCTGGAGACCTGGGGGCCCTGGGCACCGGGGGCAGCTCCTTGTCCCTGTCTGACCGCGTGGAGAGGAACCGCCTTCTGCTGCAGGAGATGCTAAGTGTTGGGGGGCAGGGCCCCTCGAAGGTGGGAAGCCCAGCCTGGACTTCATCCCGGGACAGAGCTGTGCCAG AGCGCCCGGCAGGGGACGTGGACTGGGACTCGGGCATCTCCCTGCAGGACGCCGACCAGAGCAG GACCTTTAGTCCCAAGCCGGAGCCCGTGCTGAGCCCCAGGCATGAGGAAGCCAAGCATCTGCTTCAGCGAGCCCGCATGAAGGCCAGGACCCGGCCCGTCCGTGCCAGCCACGATATTGTGCCCACCCTTGCCCAGGGCAGCCG AGATGGGCGGAAAAGCCCAGCCTCGGACCCCAGGATGACCCTTGCCTGCAGAGACAACCTCCAGAACGGGAACACGAGTGACTCCTCCAGCGGGGAGTCCAGCAGCGGGCAGTGGCCGAAGCGGGCCGCCTCCCCGTCCCACGTCCGCTTTGAGGATGAATCAGCCCGCGACGCCGAGTCCCGCTACCTCGAGCGGCTGCAGCAGCGTCAGCGCCAGGTGCTGAGCACCGCGCTGCAGCCGGCGGACCAGGGCCCCCTGCGCTCCAAGCCCGACCTCGCCGACTACGTCCACGGCGGCTGCCGGCGCCAGGACGCGGGCGCGGGGGCTCTCCACCCGCTGCTGGGCGGGCTGGAGCCCCGGGGCTTCCCCGCGCCGCCGCCCGCTCAGGGCAGCGAGAGTAGGTGCCGAGCCTGCGGCCACTGCATCGCCCCCGACCCGAGGGTCCTCCGGGAGCGCGAAGCCGCCTGCGGGATGGAGGGGGTGTTGGCGCAGCCCCGCAGCCCTCGGGGCCTGGGCGGCCCCCTCCGGCTCTTCCCTGCCGAGCCCGGACTCCACACCGAGTGGATCCGGGAGACGCACATCGGGGGCCAGGCGCGCCCAGAGGAGGTAGACTCGGCCCTGGACAGCACGGACACCTCCGACAGCTGCAGGACCGACAGTGAGGAGGCCGGGACCTCCCAGCCCAGTAGGGTCCGCGGCAGCAGCCCCCGCCTGCGGGCCTCCAGGCCTCGGGGAGGCCACAGGTGGTTCCAAAAGGCTGAAATGGGGCCGCTCCGGAGCCCTCAGGCCCCGCCCTACCTGCCTGGGCTGGAGCTAGTGGAGGTGTTGGATGAGGTGACAGAAGGCACGGGACAGACACCTGAGGGGACTCTGCTCCCCAGAGAAGATGCTTTCTCTAAGCTTCTTGTCCAGGACtctaacagggcttccctggggtcCCAGCCTGGACCGCGGCCGGAAAATCACTGGGCTCAGCCTGTGGATTCCCGGACAGCCTATTCCATCGCTTCTTCCATGAAGGTGGGCTCCTCGGGGCCAGGCAGACAAGCCCAGGTTGTAGAGAGCCAAAAGTCTCTGGGAACTGACTCCCCGAATCAGAGCCACGCAGagccctctgccccccaccaGGCCCAGCAGCCAACCGCTTCCCTCTCCCCCGAAAGCTGGGTGCCGACCCCTCCCTCTTCAAAGAAAACCACCTCCCCTGTGCCTCACAGGAAGGCAGCCCTGGCTGGACTTCGCAGGCCGGGTGACCAGGGAGAGCCTATGGACGCCCCCGTGCCTTCTTCCAGAAGTGTAGTTCCCAGGGCCTGTGAGCTCACCCGGCCGCAGCCCCAGCCCCGCAGCCCCTGTGTCACCCCGTCCACCGGTCACTGCAACAACGGCACGCCCCAGGGGCTGCAGGAGCCCTGGGGAGGAGCCATCTTCGCGGGCAGTGGGGAGAAGGGCGCCTACAGCCAGAAGCCTGCAGCACCGCCGGAGGACCACAGAGATG GAGGACTCCGGGGCTGTCTCACCTCAGCAGCTGTTGGCACCATCAGCTCCATGGGCATCACCTTCTCGCCGGCCTCAGAGGAGCCAGCGTCCAGCCAGGAACCAGAGGGCGGCCTGCAGAGGACAGAGCCGAGTTCTGTAGGGCATGTGTCATCCCG AGCATTGCCAGGGGTCAGTGTGGGACCCAGCCTGCCCTCAGCTGCGCCTTCTGACAAGAACAAGAAAAGCAGCGGCAGCATCTCCTCCACCCTGGGGCTGAAAAAGTTCTTCTTGGCCCTGACAAGTCAGGGCACAAGGCCCAAGCTGGGCAAGTCCCGCAGCTACAGTGTGGAGCAGCTGCAGCCCCCGGCGCCCAGCCCGGCTTCACACACCAGCGCCCCCAAAATGAAGAGAGCCCCATCGTTACAATCCCTGCATCCG GTGTCACCCTCTCGCCAACGTCGGAAAGCTGCCTCTTTTCAGAACCTCCATTCTCTGCTGAGTGGCAAGGTGGACCGGTCCAACCTCTACCTGGTAGGGGAGCCAGGGGATCACAATGCAGCTGACAG GCCAGCCAAGGCGCCGCCCCGGCGCTCCCTCAGCGTGGAGGACGTGAGTGCCCCGGGCCTGGCTCGTGCCGTGGGCCGCATGGTGGAGGTGTTCCCGGATGGCACGAGCCAGCTGCAGCTACAGCGCTCCCCGGAGGGCACTTTCGGCTTCTGTGTGGCCTCTGGGAATGGACGCCGGGACTCAG GGTTCTACGTGCAGGAGATGGCTGATGAGAGCACGGCCAAGCTGTACTCCGGGCTGCTGGGAGTGGGGGATGAGATCCTCGAGGTGAACGGGGCCAAGGTTGCAGGGCTGGGCTTGGCTCACATCAGGGAGCTCCTGGCCCACGCGAAGAGCTTGTCGATCCGTGTGCTGAGGCAGAGGCCTGTCCCACGGTGA